The Arachis ipaensis cultivar K30076 chromosome B07, Araip1.1, whole genome shotgun sequence genome includes a window with the following:
- the LOC107606692 gene encoding uncharacterized protein LOC107606692 produces MDAGQKCTKKRSCVRQQTPKKKKNVPPSGIDDEEMSPRTKKKKAKRYVGRKRKHVLSQQEADNVPNTGPSGDQGNEPGEVDPNDEVRDKPNSDPVAEELDSDLDKAYQSETFNSPISSSDEEHKARYPDFNEDAEYGEVQFQVGQHFETMAIFKQALEDYFVYEGKELMYLKNEPKRIRARNLSSNMADRAWVTSKLVKRLVTQPLMTPKEALEHMNQNYNVHIHYRMIYRALRAAREQTIGKEREQYGKLHDYLNEIHRSNPGSTGMIDVIPRPDSRPLFNRLYISLDACKKGFKAGCRHLIGLDGCFLKGYFGGHLLSAVGQDVNNSFFVIAFAVVEAENTDSWKWFLSILHDDLGPVATNGWNFMSDQQKGLAKALHEVMPQAYHRNCVLHIWKNFIKHFKDKHTKGLVWKADKSTTMREFKDNMELVKKVNKDAWEYLQKFDPGAWTKAYFSHGPKCDNITNNMCEVWNAKIVEYREKPILTMCEEFRSYIMRKMAGNKHRLRKCKGKLAPIQQLRLDEYISESNK; encoded by the exons ATGGATGCTGGACAAAAGTGTACTAAGAAGAGGAGTTGTGTTAGACAACAGACacctaagaagaagaagaatgtgccACCTAGTGGAATAGATGATGAGGAAATGTCTCCTAGGACTAAGAAGAAGAAGGCAAAAAGGTAtgttggaagaaaaagaaaacatgttcTATCCCAACAAGAAGCAGACAATGTGCCAAACACTGGGCCTAGTGGAGATCAAGGTAATGAGCCAGGTGAGGTTGACCCAAATGATGAGGTAAGGGATAAGCCTAATTCAGATCCAGTGGCTGAGGAATTAGACTCAGACCTAGATAAGGCATACCAATCTGAGACATTTAACTCTCCAATATCCAGTTCAGATGAGGAGCATAAGGCAAGATATCCTGACTTCAATGAGGATGCAGAGTATGGTGAGGTTCAGTTTCAGGTTGGGCAACACTTTGAGACCATGGCAATATTCAAGCAAGCTCTTGAGGACTACTTTGTATATGAGGGTAAAGAGCTTATGTATTTGAAGAATGAGCCCAAGAGGATTAGAGCAAG AAATTTGAGCAGTAACATGGCTGATAGAGCTTGGGTGACAAGTAAATTGGTAAAAAGATTGGTAACTCAACCTCTAATGACTCCGAAAGAGGCACTAGAGCACATGAATCAGAACTACAATGTCCATATACATTACAGGATGATATACAGAGCTTTGAGAGCTGCTAGAGAGCAAACAATTGGAAAGGAGCGAGAACAATATGGAAAGCTACATGACTACTTAAATGAAATACACAGAAGCAATCCAGGTTCCACTGGGATGATTGATGTAATTCCTCGACCGGATAGTCGTCCACTATTCAATAGGTTGTATATTTCACTGGATGCATGCAAGAAAGGCTTCAAGGCGGGATGTCGCCATCTGATTGGATTGGATGGATGCTTCTTAAAAGGGTACTTCGGTGGTCATCTTTTGTCAGCTGTGGGGCAGGATGTCAATAATAGTTTCTTTGTAATAGCATTTGCTGTAGTTGAAGCTGAGAACACTGATTCCTGGAAATGGTTTCTTTCAATCCTGCACGATGATCTTGGTCCGGTGGCTACCAATGGGTGGAACTTCATGTCTGACCAGCAGAAG GGGTTGGCTAAGGCATTGCATGAGGTTATGCCACAAGCCTATCATAGAAATTGTGTCTTACATATATGGAAAAACTTCATCAAGCACTTTAAGGACAAGCACACAAAAGGACTAGTTTGGAAGGCTGATAAGAGCACAACAATGAGAGAGTTCAAAGACAATATGGAGCTTGTGAAGAAGGTAAACAAGGATGCTTGGGAGTATCTACAGAAGTTTGATCCCGGTGCATGGACGAAGGCTTACTTTAGCCATGGCCCGAAGTGTGACAATATCACCAATAACATGTGCGAAGTTTGGAATGCCAAGATCGTGGAGTATAGAGAGAAGCCAATTTTAACTATGTGCGAGGAGTTTCGAAGTTACATTATGCGAAAAATGGCAGGGAACAAGCACAGGTTAAGAAAATGCAAGGGTAAGTTGGCTCCAATTCAACAACTAAGGTTGGATGAGTACATTTCTGAGAGCAACAAGTGA